CGGTTATGTCCATTAGCCGCTGTGGTGGTTGAGGAGGGGTCATGGATGCCCGGGCGCAAGCCTCGGCGGTGGTAGTCGTGTTACTTGTGGGCGAGCTGCGCGACCCAGGTGTGGGCTGGTTGCTATGGCCGCTCGAGCGGCGTGGCGGCCGGTGTGAGTCGGCAGCGCGCGTCGCTGGAAGCAGAGCACTCACCGCCACCGTCCTTGGCCAGCTCCGCGGAGCCCCGTTGGCGTCCCTCTGGACGCTGCCGCCGCCCTCCGTGCCGGACCCGGCGGCCCCGGCAGCGGCAGCGGTAGCCTCCTCCTCCTGGTCATGGCCGTCGTCCGCGTCGGGAGACGCCGAGGGAGAGGAGGTCACTGAATTTGGGGAAGGCGCCGAGGTGTGAGATCGGCGGCGGCGATGGGTGAAGATGGGAATCACGGGTGGGAGGAGAAGGAGAATGGGAGAGAGGTGgagagtgagggagagaggagggattCAGCCGAGGATATGGGAACTTCACCTACCtcgtacttagtagtagcgaggggtataaaaccacgctactactatcaacttagtagtagcgcgggtttataccactcgctactactatggcatgtcccggggggcacggtagagaccgcttagtagtaccgagggttaaaaacccgcgctactactaccaACTTAGTAGTGGCGAGGGGTAAAAACacgcgctactagtaagtagcagtagcgaggggtataaacccgcgctactagtaagcgtttgcctataagcttttccctagtagtgacacAATATGCACATAACACATATACTCAACAATAAGGaactccctccctccctcctccaatGTCGCCTCGCTCGTGACCGGgaggaaaccctagccgccgacGGCGGGGTCCCCCGCCTTCTCCTCCTCTATCTCGCCGCCGCCAGAGGGGGCGTCCAGGCGAAGCCTGGTCGgcgccggcgacggcgaggagAACTCGCCACTTCGTTCGGCAGGCTCGGGGCGGGCCGAGGCAGTTGGCCCGGGGTGTCGTGCTAGTGGCTGGCGCGGCAGCGCGGTGGCGTGGCTGCGGCGTGGTGGGTGGCGTGCTGGAGGTGCGCGCCTCAGGGCCGGTTCTGGTCGCGGCTCCGCTAGATCTGTCCCTTCGGGCGGTGCGGGTCACGGGTGGCAGCCCTGCCTTGTCTTCAGGCCGGTGGGGGTGCCACGGTGACAATGGCGGTTGACCCTCTCTCGTCTGCTCCTTGGCTAGTGGATGTGGCGGACGGTGGCGACCTATTGGTGGACGCCAGCGGCTCGGCGGGTGTCGTTGGCTGGCCGGTGGTGGTGGGGCGCACCGGGAAGGGAGGGAGGGGCCTCTTGGTCCCTGTCCCTGGTGGCACGGTGCGGCAGCTGCGGCGTGGTCGAGTCCGGCGGCTGTGGCGAGGACGAGGTCGGCGCCTGCGGAGAGGCCGAGGCCGGCGGCTACTGGCAACTCTCTCCCCTACTTGGACCTGACCGGCTGGGTCGTCTTCTCGCCAAGGGTTCGTTTTGGGGTGAAGGAAGTGCCTTCTACCTCTCATCGGTCGGTTATGTCCATTAGCCGCCGTGGTGGTTGAGGAGGGGTCATGGATGCCGGGGCACAAGCCTCGGCGGTGGTAGTCGTGTTACTTGTGGGCGAGCTGCGCGACCCAGGTGTGGGCTGGTTGCTATGGCTGCTCGAGCGGCGTGGCGGCCGGTGCTTCGGCAAGCGGTGGCGTTTCGAAGGTGGAGCGTGCGTGCCAGGGGACATCCCCTGCTCGGCTTCGGTCGGGCCGACAGCGGCGGCGTCTCCTTCCTGAAGGCGTCGTCATGGCTACTCTCCCCCTTCGAATGATCCATGTGAAAGCCATGATCCTTTGGATCCGGCGGCGACAGCGCCCGGTGTCGttccccttcttgaaggcgtcgtctTGGAGGCCTACATTCACCAAGCTCAGCCTTGTCTCTTCGTGAGAGTCTGTCATGGTGGACTACTCATTTGTTGTATGCTTTGGAGTGTTGGGGTGATGTTGGTGTTCCTGTACCTGCTGTATCTGGCCGTGGTTGTGTTGTGTGGTGGTGTGGTGTGGTGCTGTGTTGTTTCCGTTGTTTGTATCGGTGATcgttgctttataatataaagcggggggggggggggggggggggggaatttcggTAAAAACAAGAAAATATTCTAAAAAGAAACCTTGCAATAGGGTGTGTTTTATTCAGTTCGTGCTTtcctttttttgtcttttttttgCAGGTTATTCTTTTTCTTTGTCTCATCTGATAGATATGAATATATTTGAAATTTAAAGGGACATCAACTGCGAGATCGAGTTCACATTAATATAAATAAGATTTATGTATAGTAAAACTGGCATTGGGTTGTAAAGGTTCATATATCCATCGGGTTGTTGCTAGGCTATAGCTGGGGAGAAGTTAGTGAGGCATTTAAACCAAATTCACATGAATTTATACTGGTTTACATATGCACACAACCATCAACTTAAGTCATTAGATAAGGAAAATGGGAGGAGAAAAGTAAGGATCGAAATATTTCAGATCAGGCTAGTTGCGATCATCAGTTCCTCTCCAATCATGGAGATATACTTGCTACGGTACCATTCTTGTTCCAGGAGGAAGTATTGGATGAAGAACAATGTATTCTTGCAAAATGATCAGAAGCAATCATCCATAGTATCCTGATACTACATTATAGTACTAACTTAGCAAAATACAACTATCTTGTACATGCCACAAAACTGAATTAGCAATCATGCATACTATCCCGATACATCGTATTTGCTTCCAAAGTTTACTAATGATCCTATCATGCCTATGAGAAAGATATATGTATGTCCAGTGACAAAATGTAGCCAACTCCATCTAAACTGCTTAAGTTTATTAAGGACCTCAAGCCTCTTTTACTCAAGAATGTAGGATACCTCATACACAGTGATAAAGGTGCAGAAAAACTCGGTTTTGCGAGCAACAAATATGTTTAGAAATACTACACCCTCCATCCCAAagtaagtgtctcaactttagtacaactttgtaatAAAGTTGGTACAAAGTTGACACACTTACTTTACGACTGAGGGAGTATTACTTATCTAGTAGTAATGTTGAAACAAGGTAAGAAGCGTGTTTCAGCTGTTTAGAAACAGGATTCCTGGCAAAGCCCGCACTCTTTTTCAGGTCCTTGGCCCAAATTAATGCGGTTAGAAAAATTACTTGCTAATTTGTACAAGGACAAGATAGATTTAATTTGAGTAAACTCAAACTTTAGTAACAGATCAACTACTAGTAGGCAACCCCATTGTGTTCTAGGATCATTAGCCGAACTTCAACCTGCTGGAATAGAAAATCACAGAAGTGCCTACTTCCTAGGTAGAAACCATAGTGCCTAGCGTACAGGTTGACCTTTCATAAGCATCGTACATATGCTACGTGTATGAAAAGAAATCTAATCCGCAACTAAACTTCTCATACTGTGGTATATAACTGAAAGGACAGTTAAGTTTCCAACACAAGCACGTGTTTCTAGCCCAGCTTAGgaaggaaagaaaagaaacaaaTTGCACAGGGCCAGAGGAGTTCTGGCGGATGGGATTACAATTTTCCGCAGTTTTTTTTTTGTTGCATTCCTACCCATTTCAGCAGTTTACTCTTTTTGCATCAACCCCATCTAGAAAATGAGCACAAGACAGTGCAATCTTCAGCCATCAACCCTGTCTAAGGCAGTCTGAAGGGGTCAGCCAGTGACAAATCGTGGATATGCTTGGTGACATGGTCATCAGTACAACCACTAGTATTCCTGAATTTAAATTGAGCATATCGAGAAGCTCTGTTTCCGACTTTGAGCAGCGCGCATTGACGAGCCACAAATTCATTGTTGTAGTAATCCCCACAAACTTGGAATTCAATTTTCTTTAGCAATTTCGCATACAAaataaagaacatgacaaactCAATCTGTTGCTTAGAGCCTTTGAATAACTTAAACACCACTATGTACTCTCTGCACGTTGCACCGTGCCTATGTAATTCTGTACTCCCCCGGTGATTCTCAACAAAAAAAACACCACTCTCTTTAGATGGGTCTGAAGGCACACTGGATGTAGTGGGTCATACTGATGCTCATTTTGCTTAAACGTCCTATAGTGTGCGTGAAACTGCAAAACAGAAAAACATATGCATGTGTTAAAGCGTTGCTAACTAGACTAGTTCATATTTCAATCAAAGCATACATTTAAAGCGAGCAAGGATGAATACTCACTGTGACATAGAGCTTTTCCAAACAGGGGAACCACGTGAGGACGTCAAGAACTGCATGCAATTGATGTTCAGAACACCCGAGGGCCCAAACCTTCACAGTGCATATCGAGTTTGTCGAGCTGACGGGGCTCATTCCCTGAAGAAAACAACAAAACATCAAAAACAATTATCTCCATGTAAGAATGCTGAATGATGTCTGTTGCTGCTACCTGGAAGACCCGGAGTTCGCACGCGCCTGTTGAGAAAGGCCCAAATATCTGCAGTTTAGGCACCCAAATAACCCGGATAGTCACAAAATTATTCCGGTCACAATACGGTAATAATAACCTTTCAAGGCGAGGAGTATCCTCGAGGACCAATTCGGCTCTTTTACGAGATCCTTTGCGGAAGCCAATGCTCCTAAGAGTTGGCGAGCTAACACGGAGGCAACCAGTAGCATGAACTTCGAGCATGGCTAAGCTCTCCAAGGCATGGCAGCCGGAGAGCAAGCCATGGAACACATCCCCCGAGACCGAAACACAATCCAAGGAAAGCTGGTTGAGGAGGTAGAAATTCATGGAGCGTGTGATCGCGTCCGGGAAATTGCAACCCATTATCTTTGCAACGAGAAGTGTGGATGCGGAGCGGAACACGGATTGCGGCAATGTATAGCCGGTCTTATATCCAGCGTAATTGGTGATGTCGAGTTCCTGGAGGTTGACGATGGCTCGGGAGTCCAACCAGCTCTCCATCTCAGGGAGGTTGCCGTCGATCAGGTGCTTGAGGCAGAATCGGCGGGCGGGGCCAAGGTGTTGGGAGATTATCTTGGAGACGGTGGAGTGGTGGACCGCGGAGGGATGATGGTGCCCAGGACAGGGTCCGGGAGGCCCGGTGATGACCTCGAGGTTGAGAGGAGCAGAGCGCCATAGGTGGCGCCATCGGCGGGAGAGGATCTGCGTGCGGCCGCCGTCCTTGGTGGGGAGTAAAGAGATGATGGTGCCCAGGACAGCGTCCGGGAGGCGGCTGATGAAATCGCCGGCATTCATGTCGCAGTCGCCACTCCGCGCCCGCTTCCGCGCGGCTCCATGGGACTTTCGCTCCTTGCGAGCGGATCGCGCCGCCGCTGCCTTTTTCTTCTCCATGGCCGGCGGCTGGCGAGACGGAGGGAGGGTTTGTGGGGAATTCGGCGGACAATGTTTGTGAAAACAAGAAAATCCCCTCAAACAAAGAGCAAAGAGAAGTTGtctaaaaaagaaaagaaaaggataCAAAATAGAAACCTTGCAACCGGGGTGTGGGGGGGTAGGTTAGTTCGTGTTTCTACCTTCTGCTTGTCCAGATGAGCTCGATCCAGCACCGGCCATGGTGAAGTAGGGGTCGGTGATGGCAGAGAGATGGAGGCGGTGGTGTGCTTCCCGTGAGCACCgcgctaaccctagatcggtagggattGTAGGTGGGGATTGTGACAGTGATTAACCTCGTAATTCGTGCCCCGACTCCCCACCTCTGTTTATATAGCGCGGGTCACATGGGCCCACCAATCATGGTttggttgggcgcccccgatcagggcgcgagtcaggggcccgtttgacccgttgggttcgaacgggagagagatcaacttaacattctcccccttgatctcaactTTACTTTTAACTTTATACTTTCTAGTTTATTTGTTTCATCACATATTGATACATAGAGCATGTTTCATCGTCACAGCTTAATTGCCGATAGAATCATACAGCTACAACATACGTTATGTTCAGAAACAAATTATGTTCCTTTTGGGCCTATCCATGAATCATAAGGCTTTCCCTTAAACCCATGCCGGCTAAGTGTTCCTTGAACACATTGGTTGGTAAGCCTTTCGTTAGCGGATCCGCAAGCATATCTTTTGTCCTTATGCTCGAGACTTATAGTTTGATCCTGGATTTTATCTTTCACAACATAATACCTTATCTCTATTGTTTTGGTAGCATTACTCGACTTGTTGTGAGCATAGAATACTGCGGGCTGGTTGTCACAGTACATCTTTAGTGGTTTGTGAATACAATCTACCACTTTCAAGTCGGGTATAAATTTCTTTAGCCATATCGCCTGCCACGTGGCTTCGAAGCATGCTATGAATTCTGCATACATCGTGGATGATGCAACTATCGACTGTTTGGAGCTTTTCCACGAAATAGCCCCCCAGCGAGGGTGAATACGTATCCTGACGTGGATTTTCTATCATCTTTGTCCCCCGCAAAATCTGCGTCTGAATACCCTTTTATCTCTAGGGAATCACTTCTCCTGTATATTAGCATGTAGTCCTTTGTGCCTTGCGCATAATGCAatgctttctttaccatcttccaGTGCTCTATGCCTGGATTCTCTTGATATCTACCGAGTACCCGGGTGATAAAGGCTAAGTCAGGGCGAGTGCACACTTGTGCATACTGTAAGCTGCCAACTGCCGAAGCATATGGTACTTCTTTCATTTGATCGATCTCGTACTGGTTCTTGGGACATTGGAATTTCCCAAAACTATCGCCCTTAACTATAGGAGCAGGTGTGGCTTTACTCGCATGCATATTATACTTTTTAAGAACCTTTTCTAAATATGCTTTCTGCGATAGTCctaagactccattcttcctatctcggtgaatttctatgcccaaaacatatgatgcttcaccaagatctgttatgtcaaaatttgaggataagaacttctttgtttcttgtagtagactaacatcactgctagcaagcaggatatcatccacatacaagattaggaAAATATATTTCCCATTTTTAAACTTTGCATAAATGCAATTATCCTCAATATTTTTTTTAAATCCAAAACTTTTAATTGTTTCATTAAACTTTAGATACCACTGTCTAGAGGCTTGtcttaatccataaatggatttcttcaggcggcatcccatatcttccttgccttccatgataaaacccttgggttgtttcatgtagaccttttcttttaaatcaccattcagaaatgtcgtcttaacatccatttgatgtaactctaaaTCAAAAAGAGCAACCAATGCCATTATGATTCGGAAGGAATCCTTACATGAGACTGGAGAAAATGTCTCATTGTAATCTATCCCTTCTCTTTATGTAAATCCTTTTGCCACGAGTCGTGCTTTATACTTTTCTATATTCCCTTTAGAGTCATACTTAATTTTGTAGACCCATTTACAGCCTACTGTTTTGGCTCCTTTAGGAATTTTCTCTAAGTCCCAAACATCTTTGGAACTCATCGATTTCATCTCGTTTTCCATTGCCTTCATCCACTTCGATGAATGAGGGCTTCTCATGGCTTCTTCATATGAGGTGGGATCTTTTTCCATATGAACCATTTCTGTGTGAATACAACGGATCTTCTTCATATGAGGTGGGATCTTATTTCGACACAGGACTACCATAATCGTGTCACACAATGCAAAAAACCACCAACTCTGCAATGCACCGCATCGAAAGATTAACCATGAAAAAAACACTGCTGGTAGATGTTAAGCATTTGGATGGCGTCATTAATCGGCCGGGTCCACCTGCCAGGCTGAGTTGGCAGGAAAAAATACCACATGGGCAAATTGGACAAGTCTTCTTTtctttctcctctcctctctccttaggcatttcatcaaacaccatTGTGCATCTCTTCTATGTGGGTACAAGAAGAAACCGCCGGCACCTCCCACGCACCGAGGACACCTGGCGGCCGCATCGACACCGGGACGCCTAAGAAGAGCCTCGCCCTGGCCGCACTCTACACTGTTGCGGCTAGGGCAATGCCGGCGCGCGCTCTGGCTGTAGGAGCTGGAGGCGTGGCTGCTGGCCACCGAGCGGGGGTGACGCCTGCGCGCGCACCGCTGACGGAGCTGGGAGTGCGGCTGTCGGGTGCTGGGGCGGGGGCGGTGCTGATGGGCATGACTGTGGGTGCGGTGGTGTCGTCGGTGGAGCGGCGGCAGCCATGCTTGCACTAGCGGGGCATGTGGCCTTCAGGGTGCAGCCGACCATGAGGGCCGCTTCATGGTGTGGCTGCACACCACAGAGGTGCTCTACATGCCCTTCCGAGGGGCCCCACAGGCAGGGGTGGGGTGGCAGACACGAGAAGGACGCCTTCCAGTTGCACAACATGGTGGTGCTCATCGCCTTGGTCAGGGAGCCCATATCCAAGCTCGACTCCATGAACCCGGAGTCGTTCACCGCAAGGAAGAAGCAGGTGTTGGGCAGCGGTCGCGACCGGGGTCGTGGATGCTCTCAGGGAGGTGCTCGACTGCCGCGACCCCACGTGGCACACCGCAGATGCCGCCAACGAGTCTTGGAGCACACTGCTCCACTATTGTTGTCATCTGTTGTGCGGGCATCGACCCCCTGCCCCCACAAGCTCGCTCACCTTGGCCCGCGCcacaacaagaacaagaagaatAAGAGCTCGGTTGCGGTTGGGGCGCTCGGGATTCAGATCTGAGAAAAtggggaaggaagaagaagaagacccaGTCCAATTTGCCTGCATGGTATTTTTTTTTTCTGCCAACTCAGTCTAACGGGTCGTCCCGACAGATTAGTGATGTCATCAAAACGATTAGCATCTACCACCAGTGTTTTTTTGCCACTGCCACTTTTCCGGTGCGTTGCATTTTGTCAAGTTTTCTAAAGTGATGATTTTCTGCCCATGGTGACACGATTGTGGTGGTTCTGTGCATTCTACTCCTCGGGAAGTGGTTCTGTGAAATTTTCTTCTTGGGAGAAGTCGGTGAGACATTTAATCAAAATACAGATAAATTTATATCGGTTTACTAATGCACACAACCATCAACAGATTCAACAACCTCTCCCTTGGACAAGATGGAGTAAGATAAGGAAAATGGGAGGACAAACCTAAGGATCGATATATTTCAGAACGGGCTAGTTGCAAGCATCAGTTCATCTCCAATCATGGAAGATATACTTGCTAAGGTACCATTCCTGTCTTCCTCCTAGCCCAGTACCTGCCCACCTTGCAAAGATCGGAAGCAATCATCCACAGTATCTTGTATGCATGCCACAAAACTGATTTAGCAGTCACGCATAGCATCCTGATATATCGTATTTGCTTCCAAATCCAATACTGATTTTGCAGAGCTCCACAGAGTTCACTGCTGGTTCTTCCATGTCTATGAGAAAGATATATGCATGTCCAGCTACAAAATGTCGCCAACTCCATCAAAACTGCTGAAGTTTGTTCAGGATCTCAAGCCTCTTTTACCCAAGAATGTAGGATGCCCCATACACAGTGATAAAGGTGCAGCAAAAACCCGGTTTCGGCAAGCAAGAAAGATGTTTAGAAATACTACTTATCTAGTAGTAATGTTGAAACAAATTACTCCCTAACCTTAGTTCAAAACTGGAAAACttattttggatcggagggagtaatatatttcAGCTGTTTAGAAACAGGATTATTCCTGGCAAAGCCCACAGCCCCACACTTTTTTCAGGTCCTTAGCCCAAAATAATGTTGTTAGGAAAATTACTTGCTAATTTTGTACAAGCACTGAGATAAGTTTAATTTCGGTAAACTCAGACTTTAATCGCAGATCAACTCGGAGTAAACCAAAGCCTGTTCCAGGATCATTAGCCGCACATCCTAGGTAGAAAATCACAGTGCCTGGCGTACATGTTGACCTCACATAAGCATCATACATATGCTATGTGCATGCAAAAAAATCTGATCGGCAACTGAACTTTTCATACTTCTGTATATAACTGAAAGGACATTTAAGTTGCCAAAAGGGCCAGAGGAGTTCTGGTGGGTGGGATTACCAGCTCCATCCCACTTTACAACTTTCTTCAGTAATCTTTTTGCATCCCTACCCATTACAACATTTCAGAAGTGGACTCCTTTTGCATCAATCCCATCTAGAAAATGAGCACAAGAGAGTGCAATCTTCAGGCATCAACCTTGTCTGCGAAGGGGTCGGCCACTGACATATCGTGGATATGCTTGCTGACATGATAATCAATAGAACCACAAGTTTTCCTGAATTCGAATTGAGCATCCGGAGAAGCACTGTCTTCGGCTTGGAGCAGCGTGTGTTGACGAGCCACAAATTCATTGTTGTAGTGGTCCTCACGTACATGGAATTCAATTTTGTTTAGCACTTTCGCATTCAAAACAAAGAACCTGGCAAAGTCAATCTGTTGCTCATAACCATTGAAATACTTCAACACCACTTCCTTTAGATGGGTCTGAAGGCATTCCATGGGATGTGGTCGGTCATAATGAGGCAAATTTTGCCTGCCAAACTGCAAAACAGTAAGAAATAGGCATACATTAGAGCTTTGCTACTACCTAGACTACTAGTTATTAATAAATATGTCAACGAAAGCATACATTCAAAGCAGGCCAAGATGAATACTCACGGTGACATAGAGCTTTCCCAAACAGGGGAACCACTTGAGGATGTCAAGAACTGCATTCAATTGGTAAGTATAACACCCGACAGCCAAAACCTTCACGGTAGATATCGAGTTTGCAGAGCCGACTGGACCCATTCCCTGAAGAAAACAACCAACATCAAAATAATGATCTGTTTGTAAGAATGCTGAATGATGGCTGTTGCTGCTACCTGGAAGGCCAGGAGTTCGCACAAGTCCGGCGAGAAAGGACCCAATATCTCCAGTTTAGGTGCCCTAATAATCCGGATAGTCACACAATCATTCAGGTGACTATACGGTAACAATAACCGTTCAAGGCGAGGAGCATCGTCGATGACCAATTCTGCTTTTACATCAGAGCTATCACGGAAGCCAATGCTCCTAAGAGTTCGTGAGCTAACACGGAGGCAACCGGCGGCATGAACTTCGAGCATGGATAAGCTCTCCAAGGCATGGCAGCTGGAGAGCAAGCCGTGGAACGCGTCCTCGAGATCGAAACACAATCCAAGGTAAGCTGGTTGAGGAGGGGGAAATTCATGGACCGTGAGATCGCGTCCGGGAAATTGCAATCTTTGATCTTGGCGACGAGGAGGGTGGATGCGGAGAGGAACGCGGATTGCGGCAGCGGGTGGCTGGTACGTGCAGAGGGGTACTCGTAGCCGATGTCAAGCTCCTGGAGGCTGGCGAGGGCCCGGGAGGCGAACCAGCGCTCCGTCTGGGCGTAGAGATCACCGGCGCCGCGGCAGCGGAAGGAGAATCGGCGGGCGGGGCCGGGGTGTTGGGAGATTATGTTGGAGACGGCGGAGGGTGGGACGGAGGAGGGGTGCTGGGGGCTGGCGGGGGAGCGGACCTCGAGGTTGAGAGGCGTGGAACGCCAGAGGTGGCGCCATCGGCGGGAGAGGGCCTGCGTGCGGCCGCCGTCcttggtggggaggagggagACGATGGCGCCGAGGGCGTCGTCGGGGAGGCGGCTGATTAGATCGCCGTCGGCCTCGTCGCAATCGGgtccggccgccgccggcgccgccgcggcctccttCCTCTCCATCGCCGCCGCTGCGGAAGGTTTGGGGTGGCCGAAGTCTTGGCCTTGGGCTTTGGGTTTGAAGTTTCCCCTAAATAAAAACAAATGTGAGAAAAAAAAGATATTACCTTCGAAAATGCTGGCGCTCACCTCCTTATCCCCGCGCCCGGCGCGGCCTTCCCCGTCTCCGGCCACGCCTCCtcaccgccggccgccgccgccttgcggcCGTATCCGGCCCACATCCGCCGTCTCGACCGCCGCgtccgacggcggcggcgcggccgaCGACTACCACTCCACCATCCGCTCCCTCAACTCGCACGGCCGCCGCCACGTGCCCCGCAAATCCCTCGGCCAGGTCCGTCCGTCCGTCCAGC
The sequence above is a segment of the Aegilops tauschii subsp. strangulata cultivar AL8/78 chromosome 6, Aet v6.0, whole genome shotgun sequence genome. Coding sequences within it:
- the LOC109786428 gene encoding F-box/LRR-repeat protein At3g59190-like, producing the protein MEKKKAAAARSARKERKSHGAARKRARSGDCDMNAGDFISRLPDAVLGTIISLLPTKDGGRTQILSRRWRHLWRSAPLNLEVITGPPGPCPGHHHPSAVHHSTVSKIISQHLGPARRFCLKHLIDGNLPEMESWLDSRAIVNLQELDITNYAGYKTGYTLPQSVFRSASTLLVAKIMGCNFPDAITRSMNFYLLNQLSLDCVSVSGDVFHGLLSGCHALESLAMLEVHATGCLRVSSPTLRSIGFRKGSRKRAELVLEDTPRLERLLLPYCDRNNFVTIRVIWVPKLQIFGPFSTGACELRVFQGMSPVSSTNSICTVKVWALGCSEHQLHAVLDVLTWFPCLEKLYVTFHAHYRTFKQNEHQYDPLHPVCLQTHLKRYIVVFKLFKGSKQQIEFVMFFILYAKVGNRASRYAQFKFRNTSGCTDDHVTKHIHDLSLADPFRLP